The DNA sequence CGCGATCACCGAGCTGCACGCGCTCGCCGCGGGGCAGTCGCGGGTGTTCGGCCCGGGCTACGTGCACGAGGTCCGCAACGAAGGCCCGGACCCGGCGGTCTCGATCCACGTCTACCGCGACGCGGGCCGCGCGATGCGCTCGTACCACCTGGACCCGCTGAACGGCCCCGTCCGCGACTGACCTGCCGTGAAGGCCTCCTTGAGGGACTCAGAGTCCCTCAAGGAGGCCTTCACGGCACTTGGCCGGCGTCAGTCGAGGTCGCCGCGCAGGCGGAACTCCTGCTCGATGCGCGTGCGGTCGGCGCCGGCCGCCAGGAGCGTGTGCAGCAGGATGCGGGACTTGCGGGCGTCCAGCCAGCCCGCCATCGTCGCGCCCATCGCGATCAGGCTCGACTCCGAACCGCGGAAGCCGTACGTCGAGCGCAGCGTCGGCCCGGCACCCGTCCGGGACGCGACCACCACCGGCAGCCGCGAAACCAGCCGCTCGACGACGTCGGCCGTGCCGCCCGAGACGTGTCCGGCGCCCGTCGCGGCCAGCACCACCCCGCGCACGCGCGGATCCGCCGCGACCAGGTCCAGCACCGCGCCCGAGTCGTCCAGGCCGGACTCGACCACCGGTACCAGCCCGGTGAAGTCGTCGCCGGAGAGCACCGGCGGCCGGGGCGGCGACGGGTGGAACCAGTGCACCGCCTGCTCGACGACCATGCCGAGCGGGCCCGCGGGCGCCGACGAAAACGCTTCCAGGTGGCTCGAATGCGCTTTCCGGACCCACCGCGCCGCGTGGACGTCGTCGTTCAGCGTCACCATCGCGCCTCGCCCCCGGCCGCGGGGATCGGCCGCGACGGTCAAGGCGTTGCGCAGGTTCGCCGGGCCGTCCGGGCTGAGCAGGCCCGCGTTGCGCATCGCGCCGGTGACGACCACCGGGAT is a window from the Amycolatopsis sp. NBC_00355 genome containing:
- a CDS encoding asparaginase, translated to MTLIAVATLGGTISMAPSSGSGGAVPRFGAAELLAGLGDLPFEVRAETLAGIGSASMDFATLLRCRDWGLAQEADGFVVVQGTDTLEETAYFLDLCWPSEIPVVVTGAMRNAGLLSPDGPANLRNALTVAADPRGRGRGAMVTLNDDVHAARWVRKAHSSHLEAFSSAPAGPLGMVVEQAVHWFHPSPPRPPVLSGDDFTGLVPVVESGLDDSGAVLDLVAADPRVRGVVLAATGAGHVSGGTADVVERLVSRLPVVVASRTGAGPTLRSTYGFRGSESSLIAMGATMAGWLDARKSRILLHTLLAAGADRTRIEQEFRLRGDLD